Proteins encoded in a region of the Halosimplex halophilum genome:
- the ftsZ gene encoding cell division protein FtsZ, translated as MDSIIDDAIDEAEAEREEAAEQEPREPQDTGGSTGTDEMSTSGQMSDEELADVVKDLETKITVVGCGGAGGNTVTRMMEEGIHGAKLVAANTDAQHLADEVKADTKILIGRKRTGGRGAGSVPKIGEEAAQENLEDIQQSIDGSDMVFVTAGLGGGTGTGSAPVVAQAAQDQGALTISIVTIPFTAEGERRRANADAGLERLRAVSDTVIVVPNDRLLDYAPSMPLQDAFKICDRVLMRSVKGMTELITKPGLVNVDFADVRTIMENGGVAMIGLGESDSENKAQDSIRSALRSPLLDVEFDGANSALVNVVGGPDMSIEEAEGVVEEIYDRIDPDARIIWGASVNQQFEGKMETMIVVTGVESPQIYGKSEAEQERASKELGDDIDYVE; from the coding sequence ATGGACTCTATAATCGACGACGCGATCGACGAGGCCGAGGCCGAGCGGGAGGAGGCGGCCGAGCAGGAGCCCCGGGAACCGCAGGATACGGGGGGTTCGACGGGGACGGACGAGATGTCCACCTCGGGGCAGATGTCCGACGAGGAACTGGCCGACGTGGTCAAGGATCTGGAGACGAAGATCACCGTCGTCGGCTGCGGGGGGGCCGGCGGCAACACCGTCACCCGGATGATGGAGGAGGGGATCCACGGGGCGAAGCTCGTCGCCGCCAACACGGACGCCCAGCACCTCGCCGACGAGGTCAAGGCCGACACGAAGATCCTCATCGGCCGCAAGCGCACCGGCGGTCGCGGCGCCGGCTCCGTCCCGAAGATCGGCGAGGAGGCCGCCCAGGAGAACCTCGAAGACATCCAGCAGTCCATCGACGGCTCCGACATGGTGTTCGTCACCGCCGGCCTCGGCGGCGGCACGGGGACCGGGTCGGCCCCCGTGGTCGCCCAGGCCGCCCAGGACCAGGGCGCGCTCACCATCTCCATCGTCACCATCCCCTTCACCGCGGAAGGTGAGCGTCGTCGCGCCAACGCCGACGCCGGTCTGGAGCGACTGCGAGCGGTCTCGGACACCGTCATCGTCGTCCCGAACGACCGCCTGCTCGACTACGCGCCGTCGATGCCCCTGCAGGACGCGTTCAAGATCTGCGACCGCGTCCTGATGCGCTCGGTGAAGGGCATGACCGAGCTGATAACCAAGCCCGGCCTCGTCAACGTCGACTTCGCCGACGTTCGCACCATCATGGAGAACGGCGGCGTCGCCATGATCGGCCTCGGCGAGTCCGACTCCGAGAACAAGGCCCAGGACTCCATCCGCTCGGCGCTGCGCTCGCCGCTGCTGGACGTGGAGTTCGACGGCGCCAACTCCGCCCTGGTCAACGTCGTCGGCGGCCCCGACATGTCCATCGAGGAGGCCGAGGGCGTCGTCGAGGAGATCTACGACCGCATCGACCCCGACGCCCGCATCATCTGGGGCGCGAGCGTCAACCAGCAGTTCGAGGGCAAGATGGAGACGATGATCGTGGTGACGGGCGTCGAGAGCCCCCAGATCTACGGCAAGAGCGAAGCCGAGCAGGAACGCGCCTCCAAGGAACTCGGCGACGACATCGACTACGTCGAGTAA
- a CDS encoding MBL fold metallo-hydrolase produces the protein MTITSDWGRWWAREELFGSGVEGVSLWFLGVTGWAVRTPETTLFVDPYFSTERDREYVARMPPVPMEPGWAEACDAVFCTHDHRDHFWPPSFGPLLDRDGAAVHAPAACYENHDVSAVADEDREVVEPGDSYEVGDLTVHVRGGRDPDADGSVTYVLEHEAGTIFHGGDNRPCEAFEAVGEAFDVDVGMLSYGTSARLRQDGEVVRRKLYNDAQDVVDAANMVGIERLVPTHWRRWRSIQADPGALAKAATTFEYPRVVEEVEVGDRLRLDRPGVEVPTYLDE, from the coding sequence ATGACGATAACCAGCGACTGGGGCCGGTGGTGGGCCCGCGAGGAGCTGTTCGGCTCCGGGGTGGAGGGCGTGTCGCTGTGGTTCCTGGGCGTGACCGGGTGGGCGGTCCGGACGCCCGAGACGACCCTGTTCGTCGACCCCTACTTCAGCACCGAGCGGGACCGCGAGTACGTCGCGCGGATGCCGCCGGTGCCGATGGAGCCGGGGTGGGCCGAGGCCTGCGACGCCGTCTTCTGCACGCACGACCACCGCGACCACTTCTGGCCGCCCTCCTTTGGCCCGCTGCTCGACCGCGACGGCGCCGCGGTCCACGCGCCCGCGGCGTGCTACGAGAATCACGACGTGAGCGCGGTCGCCGACGAGGACCGGGAAGTCGTCGAACCGGGCGACAGCTACGAGGTGGGCGACCTCACCGTCCACGTCCGGGGCGGGCGCGACCCCGACGCCGACGGCAGCGTCACGTACGTTCTCGAACACGAGGCGGGGACGATCTTCCACGGCGGCGACAACCGCCCGTGCGAGGCGTTCGAGGCGGTCGGCGAGGCGTTCGACGTGGACGTGGGGATGCTCTCCTACGGGACGAGCGCCCGCCTGCGACAGGACGGCGAGGTCGTCCGGCGGAAGCTGTACAACGACGCCCAAGACGTGGTCGACGCGGCGAACATGGTCGGGATCGAGCGGCTGGTCCCGACCCACTGGCGGCGCTGGCGGTCGATCCAGGCCGACCCCGGCGCGCTCGCGAAGGCGGCGACGACCTTCGAGTACCCGCGGGTCGTCGAGGAGGTCGAGGTGGGCGACCGCCTGCGACTGGACCGGCCCGGGGTCGAGGTGCCGACCTACCTCGACGAGTGA
- a CDS encoding D-aminoacyl-tRNA deacylase produces MLAVAVSRDDSASVHIGKRLRAVTDWTEHTDGSRPDAAGGGTVYRTGSVELREFDDLHLELDGVADAFGRVDGAEGRTEPDLLVFASRHAGETGPLLTAHHTGNFGPAEYGGEPGAFARACPNAHRRVLAALREHAPEGYEVGMEATHHGPTDVGVPSMFVEVGSDEPQWDDPDAAEAVARAILALRETDPDAPDEDGTRRHLVGFGGGHYAPRFERILAETDWAVGHIAPDWGLDAMGDPERNRDVVRRAFEASAADYAVVEGDRPALEGVVDDLGYRAVSETWVRETTGVPLDLVAAVEDRLGSVEAGVRFGERAAGYEGDPDDGSLETVALPDDLLAEAQGIDHEAAREAVERATVAFETTESGTRAEGRALVDADRDGAALVDELAAVLEATYETVERADGAVVARESAFDPERARTLGVPDGPKLGRLAEGEPVTVDGEEIDPAVVHVERERRFPVEDPSG; encoded by the coding sequence ATGCTCGCCGTCGCCGTCTCCCGGGACGACTCCGCCTCGGTCCACATCGGGAAGCGCCTGCGTGCCGTCACCGACTGGACGGAGCACACCGACGGCTCCCGCCCCGACGCCGCGGGCGGCGGGACCGTCTACCGCACCGGCTCGGTCGAACTGCGGGAGTTCGACGACCTGCACCTGGAACTCGACGGCGTCGCCGACGCGTTCGGCCGCGTCGACGGCGCAGAGGGCCGGACAGAACCGGACCTGCTCGTCTTCGCCTCCCGCCACGCCGGCGAGACGGGGCCGCTGCTGACCGCCCACCACACCGGCAACTTCGGCCCCGCCGAGTACGGCGGCGAACCCGGCGCGTTCGCCCGTGCCTGCCCGAACGCCCACCGGCGCGTCCTCGCGGCCCTGCGCGAGCACGCCCCCGAGGGTTACGAGGTCGGGATGGAGGCGACCCACCACGGCCCGACCGACGTGGGCGTCCCCTCGATGTTCGTCGAGGTCGGCAGCGACGAACCGCAGTGGGACGACCCCGACGCGGCCGAGGCGGTCGCCCGCGCCATCCTCGCGCTCCGGGAGACCGACCCGGACGCCCCCGACGAGGACGGCACTCGTCGGCACCTCGTCGGGTTCGGCGGCGGCCACTACGCCCCCCGCTTCGAGCGGATCCTCGCCGAGACCGACTGGGCGGTCGGCCATATCGCCCCCGACTGGGGGCTCGACGCGATGGGCGACCCCGAGCGCAACCGCGACGTGGTCCGCCGCGCCTTCGAGGCGAGCGCCGCCGACTACGCCGTCGTCGAGGGCGACCGCCCCGCCCTCGAAGGAGTGGTCGACGACTTGGGTTACCGCGCCGTGAGCGAGACCTGGGTCCGCGAGACGACCGGCGTCCCGCTGGATCTGGTGGCCGCCGTCGAGGACCGACTGGGGAGCGTCGAGGCGGGCGTCCGGTTCGGCGAGCGCGCGGCCGGCTACGAGGGGGACCCGGACGACGGGAGCCTGGAGACGGTCGCCCTCCCCGACGACCTGCTCGCCGAGGCCCAGGGGATCGACCACGAGGCGGCCCGCGAGGCCGTCGAACGGGCGACGGTCGCCTTCGAGACGACAGAGAGCGGCACCCGCGCCGAGGGCCGGGCGCTCGTCGACGCCGACCGCGACGGGGCGGCGCTGGTCGACGAACTCGCCGCCGTCCTCGAAGCGACGTACGAGACCGTCGAGCGCGCCGACGGCGCGGTCGTCGCCCGGGAGTCGGCGTTCGACCCCGAACGCGCCCGCACGCTCGGCGTCCCCGACGGGCCGAAGCTCGGCAGGCTCGCCGAGGGCGAACCCGTGACCGTCGACGGCGAGGAGATCGACCCCGCGGTGGTCCACGTCGAGCGCGAGCGCCGCTTCCCGGTCGAGGACCCCTCGGGGTAG
- a CDS encoding BGTF surface domain-containing protein, which produces MTGAGRPFRRVAAVAFAAALCLPGVALGAPVAPGDTAADSHVAIEEDAVEQADGDVAEFTLAVPRGESVAVVVTGPGGDRRLTLTDASGDGRVALALNSYVAGPGVTAAEVYDIGEGDRLSADDATGRLPAGTYRVAAYANDTGGEPADTAGLTLADPGLGNATVMVAPNGSRERLDSPAAIRRAQDRRWLTPADEVAVGDTFVLRLTVPGVAGAVANESGATDEARFRRLLAGPNASLLLSERMPGPSRLRQHLSLAAANVTTVAAEPANDTYYVAADLTALPRDYGELHEVGGWTFGEPHLIDGNDYVPRFVVDDEHRLNPSDLYEGWRTGRFFVVQPDATVTFPTEEDGTVAVAPAPNRTVAGWTNLAPGSTVTIRLSNAESDPFPLTETVRVARERPPGAEGAVYRFRAEFDLGGVAPGTTFDIEIRSNGTRLDPRDSWDDGYRGYVDPALVVADRSTPTASPTTSATPTDTAASASPTASPTPTAPSTTTASGTPPGDPATTPTRTASPTAETTAVDGPGFGAVGALLGALALAALGARRSGRRSP; this is translated from the coding sequence ATGACCGGAGCCGGCCGTCCGTTCCGGCGGGTAGCCGCCGTCGCGTTCGCCGCCGCGCTCTGCCTCCCGGGAGTCGCCCTCGGGGCGCCCGTCGCCCCGGGCGACACGGCCGCCGACTCCCACGTCGCCATCGAGGAGGACGCGGTCGAACAGGCCGACGGCGACGTGGCCGAGTTCACGCTCGCGGTCCCGCGGGGGGAGTCGGTCGCCGTCGTCGTGACTGGTCCAGGCGGTGACCGCCGGCTGACCCTCACGGACGCGAGCGGCGACGGGCGGGTCGCGCTCGCGCTGAACTCGTACGTGGCCGGACCGGGCGTGACCGCCGCCGAGGTGTACGACATCGGGGAGGGCGACCGGCTGTCGGCCGACGACGCCACCGGTCGACTGCCGGCCGGGACGTATCGCGTCGCGGCGTACGCGAACGACACCGGCGGCGAGCCGGCCGACACCGCCGGGCTCACGCTGGCCGACCCCGGGCTCGGCAACGCGACGGTGATGGTCGCGCCGAACGGGTCGCGCGAGCGCCTCGACTCGCCGGCGGCGATCCGGCGAGCGCAGGACCGGCGGTGGCTCACCCCCGCGGACGAGGTCGCTGTGGGCGACACGTTCGTCCTGCGACTGACCGTGCCCGGCGTCGCCGGCGCGGTCGCGAACGAGTCGGGAGCGACCGACGAGGCGCGCTTCCGGCGGTTGCTCGCGGGGCCGAACGCGTCGCTCCTGCTCAGCGAGCGGATGCCCGGACCGTCGCGCCTGCGCCAGCACCTCTCGCTCGCCGCGGCGAACGTGACGACGGTCGCCGCCGAGCCCGCCAACGACACCTACTACGTCGCGGCCGACCTGACGGCGCTGCCGCGAGACTACGGCGAGCTCCACGAAGTCGGGGGGTGGACGTTCGGCGAGCCCCACCTGATCGACGGGAACGACTACGTCCCCCGGTTTGTCGTCGACGACGAACATCGGCTGAACCCGAGCGACCTCTACGAGGGATGGCGGACGGGACGGTTCTTCGTGGTTCAACCGGACGCGACCGTCACGTTCCCGACGGAGGAGGACGGAACGGTCGCGGTCGCACCGGCACCGAACCGGACCGTAGCCGGGTGGACGAACCTCGCTCCGGGGTCGACGGTCACGATCAGGCTGTCGAACGCCGAGAGCGACCCGTTCCCGCTCACCGAGACGGTCCGCGTCGCACGGGAGCGACCGCCCGGCGCCGAGGGGGCGGTCTACCGGTTCCGCGCCGAGTTCGACCTCGGCGGGGTCGCGCCGGGTACGACCTTCGACATCGAGATCCGGTCGAACGGGACGCGACTCGACCCGCGGGACTCGTGGGACGATGGGTACCGGGGGTACGTCGACCCCGCTCTCGTGGTCGCGGACCGCTCGACGCCGACGGCGTCGCCGACCACATCCGCGACGCCGACCGACACCGCCGCATCGGCCTCGCCGACCGCGTCACCGACGCCGACCGCTCCGTCGACCACGACGGCGTCCGGGACGCCCCCGGGTGATCCGGCGACGACCCCGACGCGAACAGCGTCCCCGACGGCCGAGACGACCGCCGTCGACGGCCCCGGGTTCGGCGCGGTCGGGGCACTGCTCGGCGCGCTGGCGCTCGCGGCGCTCGGCGCCCGCCGCTCCGGCCGTCGGAGCCCGTAA
- a CDS encoding DUF7282 domain-containing protein — protein sequence MTATPSRGAVATVVTVALVAAALAAGSAAAPGGDGPAGETDRPGADRAVAEHPPNGTNATVMVAPRGSVDRLTSVAAIDRGREAGWVTRSPVVADGDTVVFRLRLPGMADRVANATGDTAGARFQSVLAGEHVSLRLVQRHVSPHGDRRVFYLNGSRGQAVAADTANDTYYVAADLAVVPRATGGPGIDDHFSEAEFVPRLLVDGDHRLNPGSVDEPNRTGRFVLLDRAASLSGADLDGDLAPGFAAAPNQTVTGYTPLAPGSTVTVTVTDATGIDPPRTATARVTRETVDPGEFQPPKFVFETALNLSGVEPGTEIGLHVRPERASADSDYERSEYRAPVDSPAAAVDLATDPFADGVVRVANATLPAGGFVAVERVDGGTVVGSSDYFDPGTHEGVQVNVSDAAAAGDADLRVYLAHDSDGDGSYFRSVDRPYADSMRAVAATVPRTSPTTDSPPTGTATATPTPFQPSVTTESPTATPSDPSTVPPSSTATVHVDTGVTPTPPSTTDTSGTDGRTGVTAEDGSGFGSVAALAATMLVALLGIARARRRGR from the coding sequence ATGACAGCGACGCCCTCCCGCGGTGCGGTCGCGACCGTCGTCACCGTCGCCCTGGTCGCGGCGGCGCTCGCGGCCGGTTCTGCCGCCGCGCCCGGTGGCGACGGTCCCGCTGGGGAGACCGACCGCCCCGGCGCCGACAGGGCCGTAGCGGAACACCCTCCGAACGGCACGAACGCGACCGTCATGGTCGCTCCGCGCGGCTCGGTCGATCGCCTCACGTCCGTCGCGGCGATCGACCGGGGGCGCGAGGCCGGATGGGTGACGCGGTCGCCCGTCGTCGCCGACGGGGACACGGTCGTGTTCCGACTGCGACTGCCGGGGATGGCCGACAGGGTGGCGAACGCGACCGGCGACACCGCCGGTGCGCGGTTCCAGTCGGTGCTGGCGGGCGAGCACGTCTCGCTCCGACTCGTCCAGCGGCACGTGAGCCCGCACGGAGACCGGCGGGTCTTCTACCTGAACGGCTCGCGCGGCCAGGCGGTCGCCGCCGACACCGCCAACGACACCTACTACGTGGCTGCCGACCTCGCGGTCGTCCCCCGCGCCACGGGGGGCCCGGGGATCGACGACCACTTCTCCGAGGCCGAGTTCGTCCCGCGGCTCCTCGTCGATGGGGACCACCGGTTGAATCCCGGATCGGTCGACGAGCCGAACCGGACCGGGCGCTTCGTGCTCCTCGACCGCGCGGCGTCGCTCTCGGGCGCCGACCTCGACGGGGATCTGGCCCCCGGCTTCGCCGCGGCGCCGAACCAGACCGTCACCGGTTACACGCCGCTCGCGCCCGGGTCGACGGTCACCGTCACGGTGACCGACGCCACGGGGATCGACCCGCCGCGGACCGCAACAGCTCGCGTCACGCGTGAGACGGTCGATCCCGGCGAGTTCCAGCCGCCGAAGTTCGTCTTCGAAACCGCGCTGAACCTCAGCGGCGTCGAACCCGGAACCGAGATCGGGCTCCACGTTCGGCCGGAGAGAGCGTCCGCCGACAGCGATTACGAGCGCAGCGAGTACCGAGCGCCCGTCGATTCGCCCGCCGCCGCGGTCGATCTCGCGACCGATCCGTTCGCCGACGGCGTCGTCCGCGTCGCGAACGCGACCCTGCCCGCGGGCGGTTTCGTCGCCGTCGAGCGCGTGGACGGCGGCACGGTCGTCGGTAGCAGCGACTACTTCGACCCCGGTACCCACGAGGGGGTGCAGGTGAACGTCAGCGATGCGGCGGCGGCCGGCGACGCGGACCTCCGCGTCTACCTCGCGCACGACTCCGACGGCGACGGGAGCTACTTCCGTTCGGTCGACCGGCCGTACGCCGACTCGATGCGGGCCGTCGCCGCGACGGTCCCGCGGACGAGTCCGACGACCGACTCGCCGCCGACCGGGACGGCCACGGCCACACCGACCCCGTTCCAGCCGTCGGTGACGACGGAATCGCCGACAGCGACGCCGAGTGACCCGTCGACCGTCCCACCGTCGTCGACGGCCACCGTCCACGTCGATACCGGCGTGACACCCACGCCCCCGTCGACCACGGACACGTCGGGGACTGACGGGAGGACCGGGGTGACAGCCGAGGACGGCTCCGGGTTCGGGTCGGTGGCCGCCCTCGCCGCGACGATGCTCGTCGCGCTGCTGGGAATCGCCCGCGCTCGGAGGCGGGGCCGATGA